Proteins encoded together in one Juglans regia cultivar Chandler chromosome 9, Walnut 2.0, whole genome shotgun sequence window:
- the LOC108992718 gene encoding thioredoxin 1-like, with the protein MATVLESLIVPRASTLPSLTISPIAASSFSARRLPRFGGLRARPSFSIRSFGSVSPIPSSRLARRGGLVVCEAQDTAVEVAAVTDANWQSLVLDSEFPVLVEFWAPWCGPCRMIHPIIDELAKQYAGKLKCYKVNTDESPSVATRYGIRSIPTVIIFRNGEKKDAIIGAVPKSTLTTSIEKFL; encoded by the exons ATGGCCACCGTGCTCGAATCCCTTATCGTGCCTCGCGCCTCCACTCTACCTTCCCTTACTATCTCTCCGATCGCGGCATCTTCGTTCTCCGCCCGTAGATTGCCCCGGTTCGGAGGCCTCAGGGCAAGACCGAGTTTCTCAATTCGCTCTTTTGGCTCGGTGAGTCCGATCCCAAGTTCGCGACTCGCTCGTCGTGGTGGTCTAGTCGTGTGCGAGGCTCAGGACACTGCTGTCGAAG TGGCTGCTGTGACAGATGCAAATTGGCAGTCGCTCGTTCTCGACTCTGAGTTCCCTGTTCTGGTTGAGTTCTGGGCCCCTTGGTGTGGGCCATGCCGTATGATCCATCCTATCATTGATGAACTGGCAAAGCAATATGCTGGGAAGCTCAAATGCTACAAAGTTAATACTGATGAGAGCCCTTCAGTTGCCACACGATATGGTATTAGAAGCATCCCTACTGTCATCATCTTCAGAAATGGTGAGAAAAAAGATGCAATTATTGGTGCTGTTCCCAAATCCACATTGACAACTAGCATAGAGAAATTCTTGTAG
- the LOC118349442 gene encoding RING-H2 finger protein ATL77-like, with protein MADGKVVPPRFAPALSSPSFHFTITLDLPTSIIMCISVMLFFLILAHILHAFFQWLKEVRPGYDLEEGEGIHRQDMNVSNPISHPAAFYQAIEENNVRVFGILDRFMRDVGERRGQRLRASKKLPTLVNYGSHGIKSASFCSTDCAICLEDFAVGDSCQVFPVCNHIFHSNCIDHWLRNKITCPVCRNCVL; from the coding sequence ATGGCCGATGGCAAGGTCGTTCCACCACGCTTTGCTCCAGCACTTTCTTCTCCATCTTTTCATTTTACAATAACTCTTGATCTCCCAACTTCCATCATTATGTGCATTAGCGTGATGTTGTTCTTCCTCATCCTTGCTCACATTCTGCATGCTTTCTTTCAATGGCTGAAAGAGGTGAGGCCTGGATATGATcttgaagaaggagaaggaattCATCGACAAGACATGAATGTTTCTAATCCAATATCTCATCCAGCTGCATTTTATCAAGCTATAGAAGAAAACAATGTCCGAGTGTTTGGAATATTAGATAGGTTTATGAGGGACGTAGGTGAAAGACGAGGGCAAAGACTGAGGGCCTCAAAGAAACTGCCTACTTTGGTAAATTATGGAAGCCATGGTATAAAATCGGCCAGTTTTTGTAGTACTGATTGTGCCATCTGCTTGGAGGATTTTGCAGTTGGGGACTCATGTCAAGTTTTCCCAGTGTGCAATCACATTTTTCATTCCAATTGCATTGACCACTGGTTGAGGAATAAGATAACTTGTCCTGTTTGCCGCAATTGTGTTCTCTAG